From Ptiloglossa arizonensis isolate GNS036 chromosome 10, iyPtiAriz1_principal, whole genome shotgun sequence, the proteins below share one genomic window:
- the LOC143152095 gene encoding uncharacterized protein LOC143152095 isoform X12 codes for MIGSFWNLCRACPSMPIDKLHSEYRSTYTWHEYTGPHQEHTVVRRAPQPPPTSTTQASAKLQSAKSTEDENNEGPTLEPPLPRRKKCPELAYKTHEFITAADGGGIDAVESNVVADKVREVTAQSGLPPSQLSKAISRISTEYRLQFAWPRRPQLTNGETVPPGVTAAGAPAGTTGPPRKSLSMGALKQGIAPTGPAPVHKKRPGDVDHKRDGVQASELEPLVGGTGTDTIDGVVPEGDEREEDMSDLKIAFRGKKSGRTVRIMDDKGPSKQQEKPFPTAEVIELRRLADEYKHRDWGCGLAAEDEASLWKRVSSNHALNALSLARSVTKEEKEKENTRKVAPITMTMTMPPAGRPSSVQARPMHGLLQDDAKADTERAIARARKDFLIRHHLDRTTGVGDGALLPSPTREKLEPVIPRRREDTKEHREEVQPKTKSSPKNSPRTGRSQSLGPCVTERRSPKRQPPRAPSVTKDAREKEKEPKDKEKEQREKSGEPERHPRPTGVSVTGPGRVRWSIREPSTISSTGPSTSVPPLPPPPSGPGPTPFHRRPPQVHRKSFLATTAPPHRPLHHAKPSTTNTTTTTTTTTVKPPVKHSVHTSVHHPPTSSAAAAARPDRVKDISRCQGPNEAQPKTARDDPAAAAAAAAAADPSKSSSDSRYASNQAATAVQPMTAEPQINGDATGGDSSVASTPPSQTQPPVSATAASPWIDDEPVVKSPPEPTRVKSPEQMIMRSPEPVNWTVPLDTGKTFTVTQNVREEPLTRPHSEAKTWAPSSLPSAPQSAPPELAAQHKSQHSQHSGYKSPESESISIGSFSGLNGHKDMDWERDSPLPTRAQGISTPTQVEKESGGAEEESKDQPKSEPSIKPVAGTNLRCLEDPGFEYERKETGQPTTTATMTTPSSSVTPQQGYRILEAESPQGGTGAGGGGGGVGGVVGSSGGSYHVLEAPTVVPGSAQRSAASEVLEKARNRFDKFWGKGSGSEN; via the exons GACCCACCTTGGAACCACCGTTGCCGAGACGAAAGAAATGCCCGGAGCTCGCGTACAAGACGCACGAATTTATAACGGCGGCCGACGGAGGTGGCATAGATGCCGTCGAGTCGAACGTTGTAGCTGACAAAGTTCGG GAAGTTACAGCGCAGTCGGGTTTGCCGCCGAGTCAGCTAAGCAAAGCGATATCCCGTATCAGCACCGAGTATCGGCTGCAGTTCGCCTGGCCTAGACGACCTCAACTGACAAATGGCGAGACAGTGCCACCGGGAGTCACGGCCGCGGGAGCGCCTGCAGGTACGACAGGACCACCTAGAAAGTCTCTCAGCATGGGAGCTCTTAAGCAGGGTATCGCGCCTACAGGACCTGCCCCGGTTCACAAGAAACGACCCGGCGATGTCGATCATAAACGCGATG GAGTACAGGCATCGGAACTGGAGCCCCTGGTCGGAGGAACTGGAACGGACACCATCGACGGAGTGGTGCCCGAGGGCGATGAGCGCGAGGAGGACATGTCGGATTTGAAAATAGCTTTCAG GGGTAAAAAATCAGGTAGAACCGTAAGGATAATGGATGATAAAGGGCCGAGCAAACAACAGGAGAAACCATTTCCTACCGCAGAGGTGATCGAGCTTAGGCGACTCGCTGACGAGTACAAG CATCGCGACTGGGGTTGCGGTCTGGCAGCCGAGGACGAAGCTTCGCTGTGGAAACGAGTCTCCAGTAACCATGCTCTCAACGCGCTGTCCCTTGCCAG GTCAGTGACgaaggaagagaaagagaaagagaacacGAGGAAAGTCGCACCGATTACCATGACGATGACCATGCCACCCGCGGGTCGACCATCTTCGGTGCAAGCTAGACCTATGCACGGATTGTTGCAGGACGATGCCAAAGCG GATACCGAAAGAGCCATCGCTCGCGCAAGAAAGGATTTCTTGATCCGCCATCATCTGGATCGCACCACCGGTGTCG GCGACGGAGCACTGCTTCCCTCTCCGACGAGAGAGAAGCTGGAGCCCGTGATACCGCGACGTCGAGAGGACACGAAGGAACACCGGGAGGAAGTTCAGCCCAAGACGAAATCCAGCCCGAAGAACAGCCCGAGAACAGGCCGTTCTCAGAGTCTTGGACCATGCGTCACCGAGCGTCGATCACCGAAACGCCAACCACCGCGCGCACCATCCGTCACCAAAGACGCCAGG gagaaagagaaggagcCGAAGGATAAGGAGAAAGAGCAGAGGGAGAAGAGCGGTGAGCCTGAAAGGCATCCACGACCGA CGGGTGTTTCAGTCACGGGCCCTGGTCGCGTGCGTTGGAGCATACGGGAACCCTCGACGATTTCCTCAACGGGTCCGTCGACCAGCGTGCCGCCATTACCGCCACCACCCTCCGGCCCAGGGCCTACTCCGTTCCACAGGAGGCCCCCACAGGTTCATCGGAAAT CCTTCCTCGCAACCACCGCTCCTCCCCATCGCCCTCTTCATCACGCCAAACCCTCAACCACCAatacaaccaccaccaccacaacTACCACTGTAAAACCCCCGGTAAAGCATTCAGTTCATACGAGTGTCCATCACCCACCTACGTCGAGCGCTGCCGCTGCGGCCAGGCCGGACCGTGTTAAAGATATAAGCCGGTGCCAAGGTCCGAACGAAGCTCAGCCAAAAACGGCCCGCGACGATCCAGCTGCGGCTGCGGCCGCAGCCGCCGCCGCCGATCCATCCAAATCATCCTCCGATAGTCGATACGCGTCAAACCAAGCCGCTACCGCCGTCCAACCTA TGACAGCGGAACCGCAAATAAACGGGGACGCAACCGGCGGGGATTCGAGCGTCGCCTCGACCCCACCCTCGCAGACGCAACCACCGGTGTCTGCAACTGCCGCAAGCCCGTGGATCGACGACGAACCGGTGGTGAAAAGTCCACCGGAACCTACCAGGGTAAAGTCCCCGGAGCAGATGATCATGCGGTCCCCGGAACCGGTGAATTGGACCGTGCCCCTGGACACCGGGAAAACGTTCACTGTCACGCAAAACGTCAGAGAAG AACCCCTGACGCGTCCGCATAGCGAGGCAAAGACATGGGCACCCTCTTCTCTGCCGTCGGCACCTCAATCGGCACCACCTGAGCTCGCGGCGCAGCACAAGTCGCAACATTCCCAGCATTCCGGTTATAAATCGCCTGAGAGCGAAAGCATTTCCATCGGTAGCTTCAGCGGCTTGAACGGGCACAAGGACATGGACTGGGAAAGAGACAGCCCGTTGCCGACCCGTGCTCAGGGTATCAGCACTCCTACGCAGGTTGAGAAG GAATCGGGGGGAGCGGAGGAGGAGTCCAAAGACCAACCGAAATCGGAACCATCGATAAAGCCAGTGGCGGGTACGAATCTGAGATGTCTGGAGGACCCAGGTTTCGAGTACGAGAGAAAGGAAACGGGTCAGCCTACAACGACGGCGACAATGACGACACCGTCGTCGTCGGTGACTCCTCAACAGGGTTATCGTATCCTAGAAGCCGAGTCGCCTCAAGGGGGTACCGGtgccggcggtggtggtggtggcgtggGGGGCGTAGTAGGTAGCAGCGGGGGTAGTTATCACGTGCTCGAGGCACCGACGGTTGTTCCAGGCTCGGCGCAGCGTTCAGCGGCGAGCGAAGTGTTGGAGAAAGCGCGGAATCGGTTCGACAAGTTCTGGGGAAAAGGTAGCGGCTCGGAGAATTAG
- the LOC143152095 gene encoding uncharacterized protein LOC143152095 isoform X9 translates to MIGSFWNLCRACPSMPIDKQLHSEYRSTYTWHEYTGPHQEHTVVRRAPQPPPTSTTQASAKLQSAKSTEDENNEGPTLEPPLPRRKKCPELAYKTHEFITAADGGGIDAVESNVVADKVREVTAQSGLPPSQLSKAISRISTEYRLQFAWPRRPQLTNGETVPPGVTAAGAPAGVQASELEPLVGGTGTDTIDGVVPEGDEREEDMSDLKIAFRSVTKEEKEKENTRKVAPITMTMTMPPAGRPSSVQARPMHGLLQDDAKADTERAIARARKDFLIRHHLDRTTGVVLLDDDEFFASGDGALLPSPTREKLEPVIPRRREDTKEHREEVQPKTKSSPKNSPRTGRSQSLGPCVTERRSPKRQPPRAPSVTKDAREKEKEPKDKEKEQREKSGEPERHPRPTGVSVTGPGRVRWSIREPSTISSTGPSTSVPPLPPPPSGPGPTPFHRRPPQVHRKSFLATTAPPHRPLHHAKPSTTNTTTTTTTTTVKPPVKHSVHTSVHHPPTSSAAAAARPDRVKDISRCQGPNEAQPKTARDDPAAAAAAAAAADPSKSSSDSRYASNQAATAVQPMTAEPQINGDATGGDSSVASTPPSQTQPPVSATAASPWIDDEPVVKSPPEPTRVKSPEQMIMRSPEPVNWTVPLDTGKTFTVTQNVREEPLTRPHSEAKTWAPSSLPSAPQSAPPELAAQHKSQHSQHSGYKSPESESISIGSFSGLNGHKDMDWERDSPLPTRAQGISTPTQVEKESGGAEEESKDQPKSEPSIKPVAGTNLRCLEDPGFEYERKETGQPTTTATMTTPSSSVTPQQGYRILEAESPQGGTGAGGGGGGVGGVVGSSGGSYHVLEAPTVVPGSAQRSAASEVLEKARNRFDKFWGKGSGSEN, encoded by the exons GACCCACCTTGGAACCACCGTTGCCGAGACGAAAGAAATGCCCGGAGCTCGCGTACAAGACGCACGAATTTATAACGGCGGCCGACGGAGGTGGCATAGATGCCGTCGAGTCGAACGTTGTAGCTGACAAAGTTCGG GAAGTTACAGCGCAGTCGGGTTTGCCGCCGAGTCAGCTAAGCAAAGCGATATCCCGTATCAGCACCGAGTATCGGCTGCAGTTCGCCTGGCCTAGACGACCTCAACTGACAAATGGCGAGACAGTGCCACCGGGAGTCACGGCCGCGGGAGCGCCTGCAG GAGTACAGGCATCGGAACTGGAGCCCCTGGTCGGAGGAACTGGAACGGACACCATCGACGGAGTGGTGCCCGAGGGCGATGAGCGCGAGGAGGACATGTCGGATTTGAAAATAGCTTTCAG GTCAGTGACgaaggaagagaaagagaaagagaacacGAGGAAAGTCGCACCGATTACCATGACGATGACCATGCCACCCGCGGGTCGACCATCTTCGGTGCAAGCTAGACCTATGCACGGATTGTTGCAGGACGATGCCAAAGCG GATACCGAAAGAGCCATCGCTCGCGCAAGAAAGGATTTCTTGATCCGCCATCATCTGGATCGCACCACCGGTGTCG TCCTCCTAGATGATGACGAATTCTTTGCGTCAGGCGACGGAGCACTGCTTCCCTCTCCGACGAGAGAGAAGCTGGAGCCCGTGATACCGCGACGTCGAGAGGACACGAAGGAACACCGGGAGGAAGTTCAGCCCAAGACGAAATCCAGCCCGAAGAACAGCCCGAGAACAGGCCGTTCTCAGAGTCTTGGACCATGCGTCACCGAGCGTCGATCACCGAAACGCCAACCACCGCGCGCACCATCCGTCACCAAAGACGCCAGG gagaaagagaaggagcCGAAGGATAAGGAGAAAGAGCAGAGGGAGAAGAGCGGTGAGCCTGAAAGGCATCCACGACCGA CGGGTGTTTCAGTCACGGGCCCTGGTCGCGTGCGTTGGAGCATACGGGAACCCTCGACGATTTCCTCAACGGGTCCGTCGACCAGCGTGCCGCCATTACCGCCACCACCCTCCGGCCCAGGGCCTACTCCGTTCCACAGGAGGCCCCCACAGGTTCATCGGAAAT CCTTCCTCGCAACCACCGCTCCTCCCCATCGCCCTCTTCATCACGCCAAACCCTCAACCACCAatacaaccaccaccaccacaacTACCACTGTAAAACCCCCGGTAAAGCATTCAGTTCATACGAGTGTCCATCACCCACCTACGTCGAGCGCTGCCGCTGCGGCCAGGCCGGACCGTGTTAAAGATATAAGCCGGTGCCAAGGTCCGAACGAAGCTCAGCCAAAAACGGCCCGCGACGATCCAGCTGCGGCTGCGGCCGCAGCCGCCGCCGCCGATCCATCCAAATCATCCTCCGATAGTCGATACGCGTCAAACCAAGCCGCTACCGCCGTCCAACCTA TGACAGCGGAACCGCAAATAAACGGGGACGCAACCGGCGGGGATTCGAGCGTCGCCTCGACCCCACCCTCGCAGACGCAACCACCGGTGTCTGCAACTGCCGCAAGCCCGTGGATCGACGACGAACCGGTGGTGAAAAGTCCACCGGAACCTACCAGGGTAAAGTCCCCGGAGCAGATGATCATGCGGTCCCCGGAACCGGTGAATTGGACCGTGCCCCTGGACACCGGGAAAACGTTCACTGTCACGCAAAACGTCAGAGAAG AACCCCTGACGCGTCCGCATAGCGAGGCAAAGACATGGGCACCCTCTTCTCTGCCGTCGGCACCTCAATCGGCACCACCTGAGCTCGCGGCGCAGCACAAGTCGCAACATTCCCAGCATTCCGGTTATAAATCGCCTGAGAGCGAAAGCATTTCCATCGGTAGCTTCAGCGGCTTGAACGGGCACAAGGACATGGACTGGGAAAGAGACAGCCCGTTGCCGACCCGTGCTCAGGGTATCAGCACTCCTACGCAGGTTGAGAAG GAATCGGGGGGAGCGGAGGAGGAGTCCAAAGACCAACCGAAATCGGAACCATCGATAAAGCCAGTGGCGGGTACGAATCTGAGATGTCTGGAGGACCCAGGTTTCGAGTACGAGAGAAAGGAAACGGGTCAGCCTACAACGACGGCGACAATGACGACACCGTCGTCGTCGGTGACTCCTCAACAGGGTTATCGTATCCTAGAAGCCGAGTCGCCTCAAGGGGGTACCGGtgccggcggtggtggtggtggcgtggGGGGCGTAGTAGGTAGCAGCGGGGGTAGTTATCACGTGCTCGAGGCACCGACGGTTGTTCCAGGCTCGGCGCAGCGTTCAGCGGCGAGCGAAGTGTTGGAGAAAGCGCGGAATCGGTTCGACAAGTTCTGGGGAAAAGGTAGCGGCTCGGAGAATTAG
- the LOC143152095 gene encoding uncharacterized protein LOC143152095 isoform X3, producing the protein MIGSFWNLCRACPSMPIDKQLHSEYRSTYTWHEYTGPHQEHTVVRRAPQPPPTSTTQASAKLQSAKSTEDENNEGPTLEPPLPRRKKCPELAYKTHEFITAADGGGIDAVESNVVADKVREVTAQSGLPPSQLSKAISRISTEYRLQFAWPRRPQLTNGETVPPGVTAAGAPAGTTGPPRKSLSMGALKQGIAPTGPAPVHKKRPGDVDHKRDGVQASELEPLVGGTGTDTIDGVVPEGDEREEDMSDLKIAFRGKKSGRTVRIMDDKGPSKQQEKPFPTAEVIELRRLADEYKHRDWGCGLAAEDEASLWKRVSSNHALNALSLARSVTKEEKEKENTRKVAPITMTMTMPPAGRPSSVQARPMHGLLQDDAKADTERAIARARKDFLIRHHLDRTTGVVLLDDDEFFASGDGALLPSPTREKLEPVIPRRREDTKEHREEVQPKTKSSPKNSPRTGRSQSLGPCVTERRSPKRQPPRAPSVTKDAREKEKEPKDKEKEQREKSGEPERHPRPITGPGRVRWSIREPSTISSTGPSTSVPPLPPPPSGPGPTPFHRRPPQVHRKSFLATTAPPHRPLHHAKPSTTNTTTTTTTTTVKPPVKHSVHTSVHHPPTSSAAAAARPDRVKDISRCQGPNEAQPKTARDDPAAAAAAAAAADPSKSSSDSRYASNQAATAVQPMTAEPQINGDATGGDSSVASTPPSQTQPPVSATAASPWIDDEPVVKSPPEPTRVKSPEQMIMRSPEPVNWTVPLDTGKTFTVTQNVREEPLTRPHSEAKTWAPSSLPSAPQSAPPELAAQHKSQHSQHSGYKSPESESISIGSFSGLNGHKDMDWERDSPLPTRAQGISTPTQVEKESGGAEEESKDQPKSEPSIKPVAGTNLRCLEDPGFEYERKETGQPTTTATMTTPSSSVTPQQGYRILEAESPQGGTGAGGGGGGVGGVVGSSGGSYHVLEAPTVVPGSAQRSAASEVLEKARNRFDKFWGKGSGSEN; encoded by the exons GACCCACCTTGGAACCACCGTTGCCGAGACGAAAGAAATGCCCGGAGCTCGCGTACAAGACGCACGAATTTATAACGGCGGCCGACGGAGGTGGCATAGATGCCGTCGAGTCGAACGTTGTAGCTGACAAAGTTCGG GAAGTTACAGCGCAGTCGGGTTTGCCGCCGAGTCAGCTAAGCAAAGCGATATCCCGTATCAGCACCGAGTATCGGCTGCAGTTCGCCTGGCCTAGACGACCTCAACTGACAAATGGCGAGACAGTGCCACCGGGAGTCACGGCCGCGGGAGCGCCTGCAGGTACGACAGGACCACCTAGAAAGTCTCTCAGCATGGGAGCTCTTAAGCAGGGTATCGCGCCTACAGGACCTGCCCCGGTTCACAAGAAACGACCCGGCGATGTCGATCATAAACGCGATG GAGTACAGGCATCGGAACTGGAGCCCCTGGTCGGAGGAACTGGAACGGACACCATCGACGGAGTGGTGCCCGAGGGCGATGAGCGCGAGGAGGACATGTCGGATTTGAAAATAGCTTTCAG GGGTAAAAAATCAGGTAGAACCGTAAGGATAATGGATGATAAAGGGCCGAGCAAACAACAGGAGAAACCATTTCCTACCGCAGAGGTGATCGAGCTTAGGCGACTCGCTGACGAGTACAAG CATCGCGACTGGGGTTGCGGTCTGGCAGCCGAGGACGAAGCTTCGCTGTGGAAACGAGTCTCCAGTAACCATGCTCTCAACGCGCTGTCCCTTGCCAG GTCAGTGACgaaggaagagaaagagaaagagaacacGAGGAAAGTCGCACCGATTACCATGACGATGACCATGCCACCCGCGGGTCGACCATCTTCGGTGCAAGCTAGACCTATGCACGGATTGTTGCAGGACGATGCCAAAGCG GATACCGAAAGAGCCATCGCTCGCGCAAGAAAGGATTTCTTGATCCGCCATCATCTGGATCGCACCACCGGTGTCG TCCTCCTAGATGATGACGAATTCTTTGCGTCAGGCGACGGAGCACTGCTTCCCTCTCCGACGAGAGAGAAGCTGGAGCCCGTGATACCGCGACGTCGAGAGGACACGAAGGAACACCGGGAGGAAGTTCAGCCCAAGACGAAATCCAGCCCGAAGAACAGCCCGAGAACAGGCCGTTCTCAGAGTCTTGGACCATGCGTCACCGAGCGTCGATCACCGAAACGCCAACCACCGCGCGCACCATCCGTCACCAAAGACGCCAGG gagaaagagaaggagcCGAAGGATAAGGAGAAAGAGCAGAGGGAGAAGAGCGGTGAGCCTGAAAGGCATCCACGACCGA TCACGGGCCCTGGTCGCGTGCGTTGGAGCATACGGGAACCCTCGACGATTTCCTCAACGGGTCCGTCGACCAGCGTGCCGCCATTACCGCCACCACCCTCCGGCCCAGGGCCTACTCCGTTCCACAGGAGGCCCCCACAGGTTCATCGGAAAT CCTTCCTCGCAACCACCGCTCCTCCCCATCGCCCTCTTCATCACGCCAAACCCTCAACCACCAatacaaccaccaccaccacaacTACCACTGTAAAACCCCCGGTAAAGCATTCAGTTCATACGAGTGTCCATCACCCACCTACGTCGAGCGCTGCCGCTGCGGCCAGGCCGGACCGTGTTAAAGATATAAGCCGGTGCCAAGGTCCGAACGAAGCTCAGCCAAAAACGGCCCGCGACGATCCAGCTGCGGCTGCGGCCGCAGCCGCCGCCGCCGATCCATCCAAATCATCCTCCGATAGTCGATACGCGTCAAACCAAGCCGCTACCGCCGTCCAACCTA TGACAGCGGAACCGCAAATAAACGGGGACGCAACCGGCGGGGATTCGAGCGTCGCCTCGACCCCACCCTCGCAGACGCAACCACCGGTGTCTGCAACTGCCGCAAGCCCGTGGATCGACGACGAACCGGTGGTGAAAAGTCCACCGGAACCTACCAGGGTAAAGTCCCCGGAGCAGATGATCATGCGGTCCCCGGAACCGGTGAATTGGACCGTGCCCCTGGACACCGGGAAAACGTTCACTGTCACGCAAAACGTCAGAGAAG AACCCCTGACGCGTCCGCATAGCGAGGCAAAGACATGGGCACCCTCTTCTCTGCCGTCGGCACCTCAATCGGCACCACCTGAGCTCGCGGCGCAGCACAAGTCGCAACATTCCCAGCATTCCGGTTATAAATCGCCTGAGAGCGAAAGCATTTCCATCGGTAGCTTCAGCGGCTTGAACGGGCACAAGGACATGGACTGGGAAAGAGACAGCCCGTTGCCGACCCGTGCTCAGGGTATCAGCACTCCTACGCAGGTTGAGAAG GAATCGGGGGGAGCGGAGGAGGAGTCCAAAGACCAACCGAAATCGGAACCATCGATAAAGCCAGTGGCGGGTACGAATCTGAGATGTCTGGAGGACCCAGGTTTCGAGTACGAGAGAAAGGAAACGGGTCAGCCTACAACGACGGCGACAATGACGACACCGTCGTCGTCGGTGACTCCTCAACAGGGTTATCGTATCCTAGAAGCCGAGTCGCCTCAAGGGGGTACCGGtgccggcggtggtggtggtggcgtggGGGGCGTAGTAGGTAGCAGCGGGGGTAGTTATCACGTGCTCGAGGCACCGACGGTTGTTCCAGGCTCGGCGCAGCGTTCAGCGGCGAGCGAAGTGTTGGAGAAAGCGCGGAATCGGTTCGACAAGTTCTGGGGAAAAGGTAGCGGCTCGGAGAATTAG
- the LOC143152095 gene encoding uncharacterized protein LOC143152095 isoform X7, whose translation MIGSFWNLCRACPSMPIDKQLHSEYRSTYTWHEYTGPHQEHTVVRRAPQPPPTSTTQASAKLQSAKSTEDENNEGPTLEPPLPRRKKCPELAYKTHEFITAADGGGIDAVESNVVADKVREVTAQSGLPPSQLSKAISRISTEYRLQFAWPRRPQLTNGETVPPGVTAAGAPAGTTGPPRKSLSMGALKQGIAPTGPAPVHKKRPGDVDHKRDGVQASELEPLVGGTGTDTIDGVVPEGDEREEDMSDLKIAFRGKKSGRTVRIMDDKGPSKQQEKPFPTAEVIELRRLADEYKHRDWGCGLAAEDEASLWKRVSSNHALNALSLARSVTKEEKEKENTRKVAPITMTMTMPPAGRPSSVQARPMHGLLQDDAKADTERAIARARKDFLIRHHLDRTTGVVLLDDDEFFASGDGALLPSPTREKLEPVIPRRREDTKEHREEVQPKTKSSPKNSPRTGRSQSLGPCVTERRSPKRQPPRAPSVTKDAREKEKEPKDKEKEQREKSGEPERHPRPTFLATTAPPHRPLHHAKPSTTNTTTTTTTTTVKPPVKHSVHTSVHHPPTSSAAAAARPDRVKDISRCQGPNEAQPKTARDDPAAAAAAAAAADPSKSSSDSRYASNQAATAVQPMTAEPQINGDATGGDSSVASTPPSQTQPPVSATAASPWIDDEPVVKSPPEPTRVKSPEQMIMRSPEPVNWTVPLDTGKTFTVTQNVREEPLTRPHSEAKTWAPSSLPSAPQSAPPELAAQHKSQHSQHSGYKSPESESISIGSFSGLNGHKDMDWERDSPLPTRAQGISTPTQVEKESGGAEEESKDQPKSEPSIKPVAGTNLRCLEDPGFEYERKETGQPTTTATMTTPSSSVTPQQGYRILEAESPQGGTGAGGGGGGVGGVVGSSGGSYHVLEAPTVVPGSAQRSAASEVLEKARNRFDKFWGKGSGSEN comes from the exons GACCCACCTTGGAACCACCGTTGCCGAGACGAAAGAAATGCCCGGAGCTCGCGTACAAGACGCACGAATTTATAACGGCGGCCGACGGAGGTGGCATAGATGCCGTCGAGTCGAACGTTGTAGCTGACAAAGTTCGG GAAGTTACAGCGCAGTCGGGTTTGCCGCCGAGTCAGCTAAGCAAAGCGATATCCCGTATCAGCACCGAGTATCGGCTGCAGTTCGCCTGGCCTAGACGACCTCAACTGACAAATGGCGAGACAGTGCCACCGGGAGTCACGGCCGCGGGAGCGCCTGCAGGTACGACAGGACCACCTAGAAAGTCTCTCAGCATGGGAGCTCTTAAGCAGGGTATCGCGCCTACAGGACCTGCCCCGGTTCACAAGAAACGACCCGGCGATGTCGATCATAAACGCGATG GAGTACAGGCATCGGAACTGGAGCCCCTGGTCGGAGGAACTGGAACGGACACCATCGACGGAGTGGTGCCCGAGGGCGATGAGCGCGAGGAGGACATGTCGGATTTGAAAATAGCTTTCAG GGGTAAAAAATCAGGTAGAACCGTAAGGATAATGGATGATAAAGGGCCGAGCAAACAACAGGAGAAACCATTTCCTACCGCAGAGGTGATCGAGCTTAGGCGACTCGCTGACGAGTACAAG CATCGCGACTGGGGTTGCGGTCTGGCAGCCGAGGACGAAGCTTCGCTGTGGAAACGAGTCTCCAGTAACCATGCTCTCAACGCGCTGTCCCTTGCCAG GTCAGTGACgaaggaagagaaagagaaagagaacacGAGGAAAGTCGCACCGATTACCATGACGATGACCATGCCACCCGCGGGTCGACCATCTTCGGTGCAAGCTAGACCTATGCACGGATTGTTGCAGGACGATGCCAAAGCG GATACCGAAAGAGCCATCGCTCGCGCAAGAAAGGATTTCTTGATCCGCCATCATCTGGATCGCACCACCGGTGTCG TCCTCCTAGATGATGACGAATTCTTTGCGTCAGGCGACGGAGCACTGCTTCCCTCTCCGACGAGAGAGAAGCTGGAGCCCGTGATACCGCGACGTCGAGAGGACACGAAGGAACACCGGGAGGAAGTTCAGCCCAAGACGAAATCCAGCCCGAAGAACAGCCCGAGAACAGGCCGTTCTCAGAGTCTTGGACCATGCGTCACCGAGCGTCGATCACCGAAACGCCAACCACCGCGCGCACCATCCGTCACCAAAGACGCCAGG gagaaagagaaggagcCGAAGGATAAGGAGAAAGAGCAGAGGGAGAAGAGCGGTGAGCCTGAAAGGCATCCACGACCGA CCTTCCTCGCAACCACCGCTCCTCCCCATCGCCCTCTTCATCACGCCAAACCCTCAACCACCAatacaaccaccaccaccacaacTACCACTGTAAAACCCCCGGTAAAGCATTCAGTTCATACGAGTGTCCATCACCCACCTACGTCGAGCGCTGCCGCTGCGGCCAGGCCGGACCGTGTTAAAGATATAAGCCGGTGCCAAGGTCCGAACGAAGCTCAGCCAAAAACGGCCCGCGACGATCCAGCTGCGGCTGCGGCCGCAGCCGCCGCCGCCGATCCATCCAAATCATCCTCCGATAGTCGATACGCGTCAAACCAAGCCGCTACCGCCGTCCAACCTA TGACAGCGGAACCGCAAATAAACGGGGACGCAACCGGCGGGGATTCGAGCGTCGCCTCGACCCCACCCTCGCAGACGCAACCACCGGTGTCTGCAACTGCCGCAAGCCCGTGGATCGACGACGAACCGGTGGTGAAAAGTCCACCGGAACCTACCAGGGTAAAGTCCCCGGAGCAGATGATCATGCGGTCCCCGGAACCGGTGAATTGGACCGTGCCCCTGGACACCGGGAAAACGTTCACTGTCACGCAAAACGTCAGAGAAG AACCCCTGACGCGTCCGCATAGCGAGGCAAAGACATGGGCACCCTCTTCTCTGCCGTCGGCACCTCAATCGGCACCACCTGAGCTCGCGGCGCAGCACAAGTCGCAACATTCCCAGCATTCCGGTTATAAATCGCCTGAGAGCGAAAGCATTTCCATCGGTAGCTTCAGCGGCTTGAACGGGCACAAGGACATGGACTGGGAAAGAGACAGCCCGTTGCCGACCCGTGCTCAGGGTATCAGCACTCCTACGCAGGTTGAGAAG GAATCGGGGGGAGCGGAGGAGGAGTCCAAAGACCAACCGAAATCGGAACCATCGATAAAGCCAGTGGCGGGTACGAATCTGAGATGTCTGGAGGACCCAGGTTTCGAGTACGAGAGAAAGGAAACGGGTCAGCCTACAACGACGGCGACAATGACGACACCGTCGTCGTCGGTGACTCCTCAACAGGGTTATCGTATCCTAGAAGCCGAGTCGCCTCAAGGGGGTACCGGtgccggcggtggtggtggtggcgtggGGGGCGTAGTAGGTAGCAGCGGGGGTAGTTATCACGTGCTCGAGGCACCGACGGTTGTTCCAGGCTCGGCGCAGCGTTCAGCGGCGAGCGAAGTGTTGGAGAAAGCGCGGAATCGGTTCGACAAGTTCTGGGGAAAAGGTAGCGGCTCGGAGAATTAG